Sequence from the Pseudomonadota bacterium genome:
GTGATCCAGGTCCTGCCACTCGTCGACAGAACGTTCGGGCGTAGCGTCCATGACGGTCCTCGCTGCCGTGCGTCCCTCGCGCTAGTTGCTCGGGAACGTGAAGCGCGCGGTCTCGCGCACACCGCCGGACGGCCAGCGCTGGGTGATGGTCTTACGCCGCGTGTAGAAGCGAATGCTATCGGGACCGTAGGCGTATAGGTCACCGAACAGGGAGCGCTTCCAGCCGCCGAAGCTGTGGCAGGCCACGGGCACGGGCAGGGGCACGTTGATGCCCACCATGCCCACCTGGATGCGATCGGCGAAGTAGCGCGCCGCCTCGCCGTCGCGGGTAAAGATGCAGGTGCCGTTGCCGAATTCGTGATCGTCGATGAGCTGCATGGCCTGCTCTTCGGACTCCACGCGCACCACGCACAGAACCGGGCCGAAAATCTCCTCCCGGTAGATGCGCATGTCCGCGTTCACATGGTCGAACAGGCAGGGCCCTAGGAAGTACCCCTCCTCGTGGCCCTCGACCACCAAGGTGCGACCGTCGCACACGAGGGTCGCGCCCTCGTCCACGCCCGTGTCTACGTAGCCGCGCACCTTCTCGAAGTGCTCCTTAGTGACCAGCGGGCCCATGTCGTTGGAGGCATCGGCACCGTTGCCCACGCGCATCTCACCGATGCGCTCGGCAAGCTTGGTGACCACCGCATCGGCCGTCTCGTTACCCACACACACGGCCACGGAGATCGCCATGCAGCGCTCGCCGCAGGAGCCGAAGGCGGCGCCTATGAGCGCGCTGACGGCGTTGTCGATGTCCGCGTCGGGCATGAGGATGGCGTGGTTCTTAGCCCCGCCGAGGGCTTGCACGCGCTTGCCGTTGGCGGTGGCCTGGGTGTAGATGTACTCGGCGATCGGCGTCGAGCCGACGAAGCTCACGGCTTGGACGCGCGGGTCGTTCAACAGCGTATCGACCGCTTCCTTATCGCCGTTCACCACGTTGAAGACGCCATCGGGCAGGCCGGCTTCCTTGAGCAGGCGCGCACAGATGATCGAGGCTGTCGGATCCTTCTCCGAGGGTTTCAGCACGAAGCAGTTACCGGCGGTGATCGCCATGGGGTACATCCACATGGGCACCATGGCGGGAAAATTGAAGGGGGTAATGCCTGCCACAACACCGAGCGGCTGATGCTCGGACCAGCTGTCGATCGCAGGACCCACGTTCTTGGTGAACTCGCCCTTCAGCAGCTCGGGCATGGCGCAGGCGTACTCGACTACCTCGACGCCGCGCTGAAATTCGCCGAGCGCATCGTCGATTACCTTACCGTGCTCTTCGGTAATCGCAGCTGCGATCTCCTGCGCGTTGGCTTCGAGAAGTTCCTTGAAGCGGAACATGACGCGGGCGCGCTTGAGCGGCGGCGTGTTTCGCCAGCCTTCGAAGGCCGCCTCGGCGGCGGCGATCGCCTGCTCCACGGTGCTGGCCGGCGCGAGTGGGACCTCGCGTACCACCTGACCCGTGGCTGGGTTAGTGACGGGCGCCGTACGCCCAGACTCAGCGGTGTACTCGCCGTTTATGAAGTGGCCTAGCGCCTCTGCCCCGTCGAGGGGAACTGCAGGGTTAGTGCTCATGAGTCGAATCTCTCCGGCGTAGCGTTAAGCGATGGTGGTGATGACGTGGTGGATGCGCTCGAAGGCGCGCTCCCAGTCATCCACCTTGGAGTTTAGGAAGGGCGAGAACTGAATGACGTCGAGGCCGTTGCGCACGGCGATCCGCTCCTCGACGAAGCAGCGTTTATGCACTTCCAGGCCGCGCGCGCCCGGCGCGCCAGGGCGCGGCGCCAGCTCGATGGCGCCCATCAGTCCGATGTTGCGCACATCGATGACGTTGTCGAGGTCGGCGAAAGAATGGAGCATCTGTTCAAAGGGCTGAGATAGTGCGGCGGCTTGATCGAAGATCGCCTCCTCCTCCAGCACCTCGAGGGTGGCGAGGCCGGCGGCGGCGGCCACAGGGTGGCCCGAGTAAGTGTAGCCGTGGAACAGCTCCACCGCGGCGTCCGGCCCGCGCATGAAGGCGTCGTAGATCTCCTCGCGTACGAGCACTGCGCCCATCGGGATTACGCCGTTGGTAAGGCCCTTGGCGGTAGTGATGATGTCGGGCATGACCCCGAAGCGCTCCGCGCCGAAGGACGCGCCCGTGCGACCAAAGCCCGTGATCACCTCGTCGAAGATCAGCAGGATGCCGTGCGCCGTGCAGATCTCGCGAAGGCGCTCCAGGTAACCCACGGGAGGCGGCAAGATGCCGGTTGAGCCGCCGGCTGGCTCGACGATCACGGCGGCGATTGTGTCCGGCCCGTGCAGCGTCGCGATGCGCAGCAAATCATCGGCGAGGTGCGCGCCCCACTCGGGCTGACCGCGGGAGAAGGCGGTGTGCGCCAGATCGCAGGTGGTACGCATGTGGTCCACGCCGGGAATCAGGTTGGCGCTGAACATCTGGCGGTTGGCGACGATACCGCCCACAGACATACCGCCGAAGTTGACCCCGTGGTAGCCACGCTCACGACCGATTAAACGCGTTCGCTGGCCGTTGCCCTGCACCCGGTGGTAGCCGAGCGCGATCTTGAGCGCTGTGTCGACAGACTCGGAGCCCGAATTGGTAAAGAAGGCCCGCGTGAACCCCTCCGGCGCCACGTCGGTGAGCTTCTTGGCGAGCTGGAAGGAGCGATCACTTCCCACCTGGAAGCTCATGCCGTGGTCGAGGTGCGCCACCTGGTGCTGCACGGCCTCGACAATCTTCGGGTGGCAGTGGCCGACGCCAACGGTCCACAGGCCCGAGAAGAAGTCGTAGATCTGCTCGCCGTCGGCGCCCGTGTAGTGGTGGCCCTTGGCCCCGGTGATGATCCTCGGCTTGCGCTTGAAATCACGATTGGCCGTGAAGGGCATCCAGAAGGGATCGACGTCGATCTTGTCGGTCAGCTCGATGATCTCAGCGCTCATTGGGGGCTGGGCTCCGGCTAGTGGCAGGGATCAGGCAGTCTAGAATCGCTCGGTTGCGTTAAACAATTAGTTAAACCCAGGAAGTTAACCCGTTGATTCAAAGGCAATGATCTCCCAAAATGTTCACTATCCTAAACACCTGCAGAGATGCCCCATGGAAGACACCTCCGTCGGTGCGCGCCTGCGCACAATTCGCCAGCGCCACCGCCTGTCCCAGCGCGAGCTGGCCAAGCGCTCAGGGGTAGCAAACGCCTCCATCTCCCTCATCGAGAGCGGCAAGCTCAACCCCACCGTGAGCATGCTGAAGAAGGTGCTGGACGGCGTACCCGTGAGCCTCAGCGAGTTCTTCAGCGACACCGACGAGGCTCAAGACAAGGTGGTCTACCGCGCCGGCGAGCTCACGGAGATCGCCGACGGCGGCATCTCCTTTCGCCAGGTGGGCGCCAACTTGAGCGATAGGGCGCTCCAGTTCCTCCACGAGAGCTACCAACCTGGCGCCACCACGGGCAAGCATCACCTGCGCCACGAGGGCGAGGAGTGCGGCCTGGTGCTCGCGGGCCGCCTCGAACTCACCGTTGACGGCGTCACCGAGACCCTACAGCCGGGCGATGCCTACTACTTCGAGAGCCACCGGCCCCACAGCTTCTCAAATCCCGGCAAGGAGCCGTGCGAGCTGATCAGCGCCTGCACGCCACCGACTTTCTGAGCTCACGCCCTTATCGAATAGTTATCGATTTACTTAGGCTTTTAGGAAGCTAACGATCCAGCGTGCGACTCGAGCCCCTTCTGGGGCCGTCGCCAAGGATTCCAAACCACGCCGATAGGTCTGCACACCCACGGCCTCTCCGCGCAGCTCGATGAGCTCGCGCGAGTACCCCGTCTCGAACTCGGGATGACCCTGGAAAGTGAGGATGTGCTCGTCCACCTGGGTCACGGCGATGGGACAAAAATCGCTGCCAGCCAACACGCGCATACGCTCGCCGAGCTCGACCACTTGGTCCTGATGGCTCACCAGGATCCGGAAGACCGGATCGGCGCCGTCGTGCCACGCCGGCGTTTCATGAAAGGTTGCTGCATGCACGCCAACACCCCATCCGCGCTCGGACTTCTCCACCCTGCCACCGAGAGCGATGGCTACGACCTGATGCCCGAAGCAGATGCCGATGAGCTTTTTACGCGCCGCGTGCAGCGTGCGCACGCAGTCGATCAGCTCGACAATCCAGGGCAGACCCTCGTAGGCGGAGAACTTGCTGCCAGTGATCAGATACGCGTCCACCTCGTCGAGGTCGGCCGGAAACTCACCCTCCTGCACATCGTAGTCTCGGAACTCGAGCCCCTCATCCGCATCGCCCAGCAGCCGGCGGAACATCTGAGGATACTGGCCGAAGCGCTCGACGAAGCCGGGGCGCACGGTGTCGGTGCGGAGAATGCCAAGGCGCATAGAGGCGTTCGCCCTACTCTTCGTTGTAGGCCTGCGTATCGACGACGATGAGTTCGCGGTAGGACTGGGTCATGTCCCAGGTGCCCTTGAAGCCCTTCGGCAGCATGAACATGTCGCCCGCCTTGTAGGTCATCGAATGGCCGCTGTCGTCCGTGAGCACGAGCTCGCCCTCTAGCACCACCACGAACTCGTCGTAGGGTAGCGGTTCCTCGAGAGTTAGCTTGGCGGGGCCTGCGTCCCACACGGCCACCGTGTTGTCGCCTTCGAACAGGGTGCTCTCGCTGTTGCCAAGCACGCCACTTTCCACGGGCGTCCAGTCGATGTCACCGAGATCTTCCAGGGCCATCGCGTTCAGGCCGTGCACGGTCCAGGGCTTGGGCGGAGCTACGCCCTTGCCGGCGTCGTGCCCGTCGGCTCGCGCCGCCTGAACGCCCACCACCGAAAGGCCAACACTCATCACGGCGATAACTGAGCGTGGCGATTTACCGAATAAAATTGATAGCAAAGAAAACACGCGCATCATTAGAAGGAGCTCCCAAAACAGCTCGCCGGCGGGCGCGCCGGGCCAAGATCAGATGGTCCAACCGAGCAACTCGCGCTCCCACACGGGCACGCGCTCTTCGAACTCGAGGCACTCGTGCTCCTTCATGCCCGCGAATAGGGTCACGAACTCTTCGCCGAACACCTCCACCGCCTCCTTGCTCTGGCGCAAGCTACCGATGGCGTAGTGGGGGTGGCGCAGCAGAGCGAAGGGCGCGTCATAGGCAGACTTATCCACCGGTGCCGAGGCCGCGATCTGCTGCTGCATCCCAAGGTATCCGCAGGCCAAACTGCCGGCGATCGCTAGGTAAGGATTGACGTCCGCACCGGCCAGGCGGTTCTCCACCCGGCGCGCCTGGGCATTCGCGACGGGCACGCGTAGGCCGACCGTGCGATTGTCGATGCCCCACTCGAGGTTGATCGGCGACGCCCAGTGACTGTTCAGGCGCCGATAGGAGTTGGGGTACGGCGCGAACAGCAGCAGGAATTCGCGCAGGTAGCGCTGCAGGCCGCCGATGTAGTGGCCGAAGCGCTCGTTGGCCTCGCCGTCGGGGCCCGAGAAGGCGTTGTTGCCATCGCGACCGTAAACGGACTGATGGATGTGGAAGGCGCTGCCTGCCGCGTCCTCGTGCACCTTGGAGAGGAATATTGCCCGCAGATCGTGGTTGGCCGCGACGTGTCGAATGGCGCGCTTGAAGTGAAAGACATCGTCGGCGAGCTTCATCGGATCGCCGTGATCGAAGTTCACCTCAAACTGGCCGGGACCGAGCTCCTGAGACAGGGCGCCGGTCTCGATATCCTGCTTGCGGCAGGTCTCTTCGAGCTCGGAGAAAAAACCCGATAGCTCGTGGAAGCGGTCGGTGCCGTAGGGATCGATCAGGTCCTCGAGGTCGTCCTCGTCCTGGGCCATCGCGCGCGTGCGGGTCCACGGGTCTTCGTTGGCAGGAGCGATGTAAAACTCGACCTCCGGCGCCACCACAGGCGTCCAGCCCTCCTGCTCGTAAAGCGAGAGAATGCGGGCGAGGGCGGCGCGCGGGGCGGCACCGATCAGATTCCCGTCGTCGTCGATGCAATCCATGATGACAACGGCGGAGGGCTCACTGGTCCAGGGGATGCGCCGGATCGTCGAGAGATCCGCCCGCAGGGACATGTCGCGATCGCCCACGTTGTCCTTGCCCAGATGAAAGGTGCTGTTCACGGTCTGTGCCAGGATCGCGTAGGGGATGCGCGTGCCGGTTTGCTTGAACTGGGAGACGGGCTGCACCTTGCCGCGACCAATCCCCGCCATATCCGGGACGGTGGTCTCGATCCGCTCGATGCCGTTGGCGCGTAACCACTCGAGCGCCGCTTCGAGGGTGGCCTCCGCTGGGCCAGCAGTCTCGCCGTTCATAAATCTCCCGTGTTAACCGCGTCCCGAAAACGATGACTATTGTTCATCGATCAATTCCTCCCGTCCTATAGGCGTCCGACCCGGTTGACGGGCGGGCGACCAAACTTGAGACGGTGCGTTCACGAAGGATGCCACGCGCCAGCCGCAGGGGCGGTGTCAGCGTGTAGGCATGGAAGACCGCGCTCGATGCCCGTCACTAGCGTACGGCTTGATTCGGTAGAAGACTAACTTTCACGTGCAGCGATACGACACCATCGTCGTCGGGGCAGGCCACAACGGACTAGTGTGCGCCGCCAGCCTCGCCAAGGCCGGGCAGAGCGTGCTCGTGCTGGAGGCCAGCGACGGTCCTGGCGGGCTCGCCGGCACCTACGAGTTTCACCCCGGCTACCGAGCATCCCTGGCCCATTCGATGGCCCACTTCTCTCCAAAGGTCACGCAGGAGCTGAACCTCACGCGCTTCGGCTTCGACGATGGCGCTCGCCCGCTAGCGCTGGTTGGCCTCGATCGCGAGGGCAACCACGTGGTGGTCGAGGGCGAGGCCATGCGCGGCGCGAGCGACCGGGACGCTTCGGCCTTCAAGCAGTTTGTCGCGGACCTCAGCCGCTTCGCCTCCGCACTTTCACCTTTCTGGGAAAAGACGATGCCGCGCTTGAGCGATCGTTCCCTGCGCGGCCTCTCCACCTTCGCCCAGCTGGGGCTGAACCTGCGCCGCCTCGGCAAGCAGGACATGGCCGAGTTCCTGCGCATCGCATCGCTCTGCGCTCGCGACCTGGTGGACGAGCGGTTCGAGCAAGAGCTGGTGAAGGCGATGCTGTGCTGGGACGGGCTCATCGGCGCGCGCATGGCACCGCGGTCGCCTAACAGCGCCGTGCTCGCCATGCTTTATCGCGCAGGGTCGGACTTCCACGGCGCTCACCGCATGGGCACGGGCGGCGTGCGGGCCCTAGTCTACGCGATTGCCGCCGCCGCCGAAGATGCCGGCGCGCAGATCCGCTACGACAGCCCGGTCGCTAGGATCACCCTCGACAACACCCGGGTGGGCCTGCGAGCTACCGGCGTCGCCTTGACCTCAGGCGAGACGATCGACGCTGACCGCGTGGTCTCCGCGACCGATCCCAAGCGCACGTTTCGCGACCTCGTCGGCTTCGCCAACCTCGATATCGGCTTCGCAAACCGCACCCACCGCCTGCGCTCGGACGGGTTAGTCGGCAAGCTGCACCTGGCCCTGCGAGAGCGACCTACCTTTGCGCGCCTGGAAGACTCCGACGGACGCCTGCTTATCGCGCCGAGCCTCGACGCTATCGAGTTCGCCTACGACGAGGCCAAGTACGGCGAGCCGTCGCAGCACCCGGTCATCGAGATCACGCTGCCTTCCGTACACGACGCCGCGTTGGCACCGCAGGGGCACCACGTTCTGTCGGCCCACGTCATGTACGTGCCCTACAAGCACAGGCACGGCTGGTCGGACGGCGCCCGCGATGCCCTGCGCGACAGCGCGATCTCCACCATCGAGGCCTACGCGCCGGGCCTGCGCGAGCTCATCGTGGGCGCCCAGATGCTCACGCCGCAGGACATCGAGCAGCAGTTCCACGTCACCGGGGGCCATTGGCACCACGCCGAGTTCGCCATGGATCAAATGCTGATGATGCGGCCTACCTACGACGCCGCCCAGTATCGCTGCCCCATCGAGAACCTGTTCCTTAGCAGCGCCGGATGCCATCCGGGCGGTGACCTGGTGGGCTCCGTCGGCCTCAACGCCGCACGGGAGATCCTGCGATGAGTGCCGCCTACGACGCCATCGTGGTCGGCGCGGGTCACAACGGCCTCACCAACGCCGCCTACCTCGCCAAGGCGGGGCTGAAGGTCTGCGTGCTGGAAAAAAACGACTACATCGGCGGCGCTGCCGTCTCACGCGAGCTAGAACCTGGTTGGATCTACTCAAGCTGCTCCTACGTGTGCAGCATGATGCGCCAGGCCATCCACCGCGATCTCGATCTTGGCCGCCACGGCCTGATGATCGTGCCCTACCTCGGCACCGTGTCCTTCGGCGACGGCGATGAGCGTCTATTTTCCTACCAAGACGAAGCCGCTTCCTACCTGGAGCTGCGCCGTCACTCGCCCCACGACGCGGACGCCATGCGCCGCTTCCAAGCCGACCTCACTCGCTACTCGCAGGTGATCCGCAAGACCCTGATGCGTACGCCCCCGGACCCTACGTCCTTCCGCCTGCGCGACCTCAGGGAGTTCCTATTCCTCGGCCAGAAGTTCTGGGCCCTGGGCGAGCGCGAACTCTACGAGTACGTGCGCTTCTTCACCATGAGCGCCGCCGAGTTCCTCGAAGACTACTTCGAGAACGACCTCATCAAGGGCGCGATGGCGAGCCCCGGCATCATCGGCACCGCCCTCGGCGTGTACTCGCCCGGCTCAGCTTACATTCTTCTTCACCACGTGATGGGCGATGTGGACGGCTCGATCGGCGCCTGGGGCCTCGCCCGCGGCGGCATGGGCGCAATCTCCGCCGCCATCGCCTCTGCCTACAAAGGCTTCGGCGGCGAGCTGCACACGAGCGCAGGGGTCGAGCGCATCACGGTGGAGGACGGCCGCGCCACGGGCGTTATCCTCGAGAACGGCGATGAGTTCAAGGCCAACATCGTCGTCTCCAACATGGACGCCAAGCGCACCTTCACCCAGGCGATCGACCGCAAGGACCTGCCGGAGGAGATCTACCAGCGCGCGGTAAACTTCAAGATCCGCGGCTCCTCAGGCAAGGTCAACATCGCCCTTAGTGGCTTGCCCAAGTACACCCACGTGCCCGACAACCGCTACATCAACCGCGGCGGTCAGGGCTTTAGCGGTACCCTCGAGACGATGGAGCGGGCCTACGATTGCTGGAAGCGCGGCCGCTGGTCCGACGATCCCTTCATCGAAGCGGTGATCCCCTCCGCCTGGGACCCCACGGTGGCGCCACCCGGCAAGCACTGGATGTCGAACTTCATCCAGTACTGCCCGCCCACCCTCGCCGACGGCCCCTGGACACCGCACAAGCGCGACGCCTTCGGCCAGACCGTGATCGACAAGATCGAGCGCTACGCGCCGGGCTTTAAGGACCTGATCGTGCACATGGAGGTGCGCACGCCGCACGAGATCGAGAACGAGATTGGCCTCACGGAAGGCAACATCTTCCAGGGCGAACTCACGATCGATCAGCTGTTCTTCAATCGCCCCTTCCCTGGCTACGGCCAGTACCGCATGCCGCTGAAGAACCTCTATATGTGCGGCTCCTCCACCCACCCGGGCGGCGGCGTGTCCGCCGTGTGCGGCGCCAATGCGGCACGCGAAATTCTGCTGGACCTAAGGCGGCGCAACACCGTGCCGGAAGACGATTTCCACGATGAATGACCCCGCCCCGACGCACGATCCCTACGCCGGCGAGCGGCCGATGCTCTCGCCCTTCCACCCGCGGCTGGCCGCGCTGAACATCCGCGAGGCGTGGTCCGTGTGGAACGGCTACAAGTTCGCCGACTGCTACTACGACGTGGAGTACGAGTACTTCTGCATCCGCAACCTGTGCGGCACCTACGACATCTGCCCTATGCAGAAATACGAAATCACCGGCGGCGATGCCGAGGCCATGCTCAACCGAATGGTCACGCGCGACGTGAGCAAGATCCGCATGAATCGCGTGGCTTATTGCGTGTGGTGCACGGACGAGGGGCGGGTGGTGGACGACGGCACCATCTTCCGCCTCGGCGAGCAGAAGTTCATGCTCACCTGCGGCAGCCCGTGCCTGGCCTGGCTGCGCAAGAGCTGCCTGGGGTTCGACGACGTCACCATCACCGACATCACCGACACCACCGCAGCACTCTCCCTGCAGGGCCCTACCTCCTGTTCGGTGCTGAAGAAGATGGGCCTCGAGGACATCGAAAACGCCCGCCCCTTCGAGATCCGCACCTTCCCCTTTCAGGGCACTACCTTGATGGTCTCGCGAACGGGGTTCACCGGCGACCTCGGCTACGAGCTGTGGATCGAGCGTGGCCACGCCTTGGCGATGTGGGATGCCTTGTACGCCGCCGGAGAGGTCTACGGCATCCAGCCCTACGGCGAGGCCGCCACCAACATGGCGCGCCTGGAGGCGGCCTTCATCATGCCCGACGTGGAGTTCAACGAAGCGCTGCGCACGGTTAACTTCAAACACGACCAAACGCCCTTCGAACTCGACCTCGCCTGGCTGGTCGATTTCGACAAGCCGCATTTCAGCGGTCGCGCCGCCCTGCTCGAGGAGAAGCGCGTTGGCCCCACGTACACCCTGACCAAGCTCGACATCGACGGCAACCGGCCGGCCGAGGGCTCGCACATCTACCGCAACAAGGGGTGCACGATGGAGATCGGCTACGTGACGTCCGCCATGTGGTCGCCGGTGGCCAAGGCCAACATCGCCCTGGCCATGATCGATACCCGCTACTTGGAACTGAACATGTGGGTGGAGATCTACTACGAGAAGGAGCTGCGCCACCACAGCCGCATCGAGAGGTGCCGCCGTTTGGACAAGCCCTTCTTGGCGCCGCCCCACGCCCGGGCAACACCAGCCCTTCTCTACTAGCGCCTCATCACCTTGCGGACCCGAATCCACCGACGCTGACGCGCGAGTGATACGTCGATCGACACTAAGCGGCATCGCTTGCTGTGCCTTACGACAAGGCGATCGCACGTTCGCGGCAAGCTTTGGGCCAGACTTACCCGTTGGCAGGCAAGATCTCCAGTACTGTCAGGTCGTTATGTCCGCATAGGGACCGAAATCGGTTGTGCTCCACCGTTGCCGCCTCATCGGTGTGTTGTCCCCTGGGGAAATGTGATAGATGTTCTAGGACGTTTCAGTCGCGGGACGTCGAGGGGGCGAGGCAGTGCGCGCAGCGGAATTCGTTCGAAGCTATTTCGACGCCTGGAATCGCCTGGACGGCGAGGGCGTCGCGGCGCACCTCGCCGAGGGTGGAGTCTACTGCGACGTAGCCGAGAGCGCCCAGCTCACCCACGAGAGCTTTCGCGAGATGCTGCGCGAGTACTTCGACGAGCACCGTCACGCCTACCAGATCGTCGGCGACGTAATGGAGTTCGGTCAGAGTATCTCCTTCCGCTATCGAATGTCTCCGCTCGTGAAGGCTAAGAGATCCGAGAGCTCGAAGGAGGAGCCGATCGAGGGTGCGGAGTTCATCACGCTTCTCGGCGATACGGCCATTTCCATCCACGACTTCTACCAAGACCTAGGCAACGTGGCGAACGCACGCAAGCGGGCGACCACGCGAGCTGCTCATCGAGCCAAATACGCCAAATCCGGCCTTACGGAAGATCAACTTGCCGCCTACAAGGCGAACTTAAACCGAATCATGTGCGATGAGCGTGCGTTCCTGCGCGCCAACCTCACCTTGCCCGATCTGTCGCGCCTGGTCGGGTGCTCCGTCAATCACCTCTCGCAGGTGATCAACGCTGGCTTTGACTCCAGCTTCTTCGATTACGTCAACCGATTCCGCATCGAGCGTGCCAAGGAGCTGCTCGCCAGCAACCGTGCGGGCGGCGCGGTGATCAACTACGCATTCGAAGTCGGCTTCAACTCCAACTCAGCCTTCTACACCGCCTTCAAGAAGTTCACTGGCCAGACGCCCGCGCAGTACCGCCGGTCCCAACTGCCCAGCACCGACGCAGCTAGTAAGCGTCCCTAGCGGTCCAGGCACTGACGGCGAGGGCAGAAAACCGCTACCCTCGGCTCGCTCTGATTCTCTCATCGGCAACTGCAAGCCTATGCCTCAAGCTCATACCACTTCGTACTACGCGGCTTCGCGCAATGACCTGACGTCCTATCCTGCCCTGAGCGGCACGCACAAGACCGACGTGTGCGTCGTCGGCGGCGGCTTCACCGGTGTGGCGACCGCGCTCGAACTCGCCGAGCGCGGCTATCGAGTTACCGTGCTCGAAGCGAACCGCATCGGGTGGGGTGCGTCCGGTCGCAACGGCGGGCAGCTCATCCATGGCGTCCCCGGCGCCAAGCGTATCGCCGCGGCGCGGGGTAGCGACGGCAACAAGCTGGTCGCGGAGATGGCGTGGGAAGGTCATCGCATCGTGCGCGAACGCGTAGCCAAGTACGACATCGACTGTGATCTGAAGTCTGGCTACCTAGATGTGGCGATCACCAAGGGCCATATGCGTGCCCTGCAGGAAGAGCACGACGCCCTCCAAGCGAGCGACTTTCCGCACCCGCTCGAGCTGCTCGGTAAGGCGCAGACACAGACCCTGATCGGTACCGAAGCCTACATCGGTGGCCTCCTCAACATGGGCAGTGGCCACCTACACCCGCTAAACCTCTGCGCCGGCGAAGCGCGTGCTGCCGTTAGCCTAGGCGCACAGGTATTCGAGGGCTCGCCGGTGACCGCGATCAAGCCCGGCATGAATCCTCACGTGGTCACAGACCAGGGGACCGTGGAGGCGGACACGGTAGTACTGGCTGGCAATGCCTACCACGAGCTCGCCCCGCACCTGCGCCGACGCATGTTCCCGGTGCGAAGCTTCATCATCGGTACCGAGCCCTTGCCCAAAGCGACTGTCGAGCGCATCAACCCGCGCGACCTAGCAGTGTGTGATCCGAACTTCGTGCTC
This genomic interval carries:
- a CDS encoding NAD(P)/FAD-dependent oxidoreductase → MSAAYDAIVVGAGHNGLTNAAYLAKAGLKVCVLEKNDYIGGAAVSRELEPGWIYSSCSYVCSMMRQAIHRDLDLGRHGLMIVPYLGTVSFGDGDERLFSYQDEAASYLELRRHSPHDADAMRRFQADLTRYSQVIRKTLMRTPPDPTSFRLRDLREFLFLGQKFWALGERELYEYVRFFTMSAAEFLEDYFENDLIKGAMASPGIIGTALGVYSPGSAYILLHHVMGDVDGSIGAWGLARGGMGAISAAIASAYKGFGGELHTSAGVERITVEDGRATGVILENGDEFKANIVVSNMDAKRTFTQAIDRKDLPEEIYQRAVNFKIRGSSGKVNIALSGLPKYTHVPDNRYINRGGQGFSGTLETMERAYDCWKRGRWSDDPFIEAVIPSAWDPTVAPPGKHWMSNFIQYCPPTLADGPWTPHKRDAFGQTVIDKIERYAPGFKDLIVHMEVRTPHEIENEIGLTEGNIFQGELTIDQLFFNRPFPGYGQYRMPLKNLYMCGSSTHPGGGVSAVCGANAAREILLDLRRRNTVPEDDFHDE
- a CDS encoding FAD-binding oxidoreductase translates to MPQAHTTSYYAASRNDLTSYPALSGTHKTDVCVVGGGFTGVATALELAERGYRVTVLEANRIGWGASGRNGGQLIHGVPGAKRIAAARGSDGNKLVAEMAWEGHRIVRERVAKYDIDCDLKSGYLDVAITKGHMRALQEEHDALQASDFPHPLELLGKAQTQTLIGTEAYIGGLLNMGSGHLHPLNLCAGEARAAVSLGAQVFEGSPVTAIKPGMNPHVVTDQGTVEADTVVLAGNAYHELAPHLRRRMFPVRSFIIGTEPLPKATVERINPRDLAVCDPNFVLEYFRLSADKRMLFGGRIDYFGEDPSVIEARMRKKLARIYPEFGQARIDFAWGGKIGVTLKRVPLFGRLGQGVIYCQGYSGHGVNNTHMAARVLADAVSGTLERFDMFASIDAIAVPGADRFPNPFISLGLIYYRLRDKLA
- a CDS encoding helix-turn-helix domain-containing protein, translated to MRAAEFVRSYFDAWNRLDGEGVAAHLAEGGVYCDVAESAQLTHESFREMLREYFDEHRHAYQIVGDVMEFGQSISFRYRMSPLVKAKRSESSKEEPIEGAEFITLLGDTAISIHDFYQDLGNVANARKRATTRAAHRAKYAKSGLTEDQLAAYKANLNRIMCDERAFLRANLTLPDLSRLVGCSVNHLSQVINAGFDSSFFDYVNRFRIERAKELLASNRAGGAVINYAFEVGFNSNSAFYTAFKKFTGQTPAQYRRSQLPSTDAASKRP
- a CDS encoding aminomethyltransferase family protein gives rise to the protein MNDPAPTHDPYAGERPMLSPFHPRLAALNIREAWSVWNGYKFADCYYDVEYEYFCIRNLCGTYDICPMQKYEITGGDAEAMLNRMVTRDVSKIRMNRVAYCVWCTDEGRVVDDGTIFRLGEQKFMLTCGSPCLAWLRKSCLGFDDVTITDITDTTAALSLQGPTSCSVLKKMGLEDIENARPFEIRTFPFQGTTLMVSRTGFTGDLGYELWIERGHALAMWDALYAAGEVYGIQPYGEAATNMARLEAAFIMPDVEFNEALRTVNFKHDQTPFELDLAWLVDFDKPHFSGRAALLEEKRVGPTYTLTKLDIDGNRPAEGSHIYRNKGCTMEIGYVTSAMWSPVAKANIALAMIDTRYLELNMWVEIYYEKELRHHSRIERCRRLDKPFLAPPHARATPALLY